A genome region from Neofelis nebulosa isolate mNeoNeb1 chromosome 14, mNeoNeb1.pri, whole genome shotgun sequence includes the following:
- the PLAG1 gene encoding zinc finger protein PLAG1 isoform X1, whose translation MATVIPGDLSEVRDTQKVPSGKRKRGETKPRKNFPCQLCDKAFNSVEKLKVHSYSHTGERPYKCIQQDCTKAFVSKYKLQRHMATHSPEKTHKCNYCEKMFHRKDHLKNHLHTHDPNKETFKCEECGKNYNTKLGFKRHLALHAATSGDLTCKVCLQTFESTGVLLEHLKSHAGKSSGGVKEKKHQCEHCDRRFYTRKDVRRHMVVHTGRKDFLCQYCAQRFGRKDHLTRHMKKSHNQELLKVKTEPVDFLDPFTCNVSVPIKDELLPVMSLPSSELLSKPFTNTLQLNLYNTPFQSMQSSGPAHQMITTLPLGMTCPIDMDAVHPSHHLSFKYPFGSTSYAISIPEKEQPLKGEIESYVMELQGGVPASSQESQASSSKLGLDPQIGSLDDGAGDLSLSKSSISISDPLNTPALDFSQLFNFIPLNGPPYNPLSVGSLGMSYSQEEAHSSVSQLPPQTQDLQDPANTIGLGSLHSLSAAFTSSFSTSTTLPRFHQAFQ comes from the exons ATGGCCACTGTCATTCCTGGTGATTTGTCAGAAGTAAGAGATACCCAGAAAGTCCCTTCAGGGAAACGTAAGCGTGGTGAAACCAAACCAAGAAAAAACTTCCCTTGCCAACTGTGTGACAAGGCCTTTAACAGTGTTGAGAAATTAAAGGTTCACTCCTACTCTCACACAGGAGAGAGGCCCTACAAGTGCATACAACAAGACTGCACCAAGGCCTTTGTTTCTAAGTACAAATTACAAAG GCACATGGCCACTCACTCTCCTGAGAAAACCCACAAGTGTAATTATTGTGAGAAAATGTTTCACCGGAAGGACCACCTGAAGAACCACCTGCACACGCACGACCCTAACAAAGAGACGTTTAAGTGTGAAGAGTGTGGCAAGAACTACAACACCAAGCTCGGCTTCAAACGTCACCTGGCCCTGCACGCCGCCACCAGCGGTGACCTCACCTGCAAGGTCTGCCTGCAGACGTTCGAAAGCACAGGAGTGCTGCTTGAGCACCTCAAGTCTCACGCGGGCAAGTCGTCCGGCGGGGTCAAGGAGAAGAAGCACCAGTGTGAGCACTGCGACCGCCGCTTCTACACCCGGAAGGACGTCCGGAGACACATGGTGGTGCACACTGGAAGAAAGGACTTCCTCTGTCAGTACTGTGCACAGAGATTTGGGCGGAAGGATCACCTGACTCGCCACATGAAGAAGAGTCACAACCAAGAACTTCTGAAGGTCAAGACGGAACCGGTGGACTTTCTCGATCCATTCACCTGCAACGTTTCCGTGCCTATCAAAGACGAGCTCCTTCCGGTGATGTCCTTACCTTCCAGTGAACTGTTGTCAAAGCCATTCACAAACACTTTGCAGTTAAACCTCTACAACACTCCGTTTCAGTCCATGCAGAGCTCGGGACCCGCCCACCAGATGATCACAACTTTACCTTTGGGAATGACGTGCCCGATAGATATGGACGCTGTCCACCCTTCTCACCACCTTTCTTTCAAATACCCCTTCGGTTCTACCTCATACGCGATTTCGATTCCTGAAAAAGAACAGCCACTAAAGGGGGAAATTGAGAGTTATGTGATGGAGCTGCAAGGCGGCGTGCCCGCCTCATCCCAGGAGTCCCAGGCATCATCATCTAAACTGGGGCTGGATCCTCAGATCGGCTCCCTAGATGATGGCGCGGGGGACCTGTCCCTGTCAAAAAGCTCGATTTCCATCAGCGACCCCCTAAACACACCAGCCTTGGATTTTTCCCAGCTGTTTAATTTCATACCCTTAAACGGCCCTCCCTATAATCCTCTGTCGGTGGGGAGCCTCGGAATGAGCTATTCCCAAGAGGAAGCGCATTCTTCTGTGTCTCAGCTGCCCCCCCAGACCCAGGATCTTCAGGATCCCGCAAACACTATAGGTCTCGGCTCCCTGCACTCACTGTCCGCAGCGTTCACGAGCAGCTTTAGCACAAGCACCACGCTCCCGCGTTTCCATCAGGCTTTCCAGTAG
- the PLAG1 gene encoding zinc finger protein PLAG1 isoform X2 yields the protein MATHSPEKTHKCNYCEKMFHRKDHLKNHLHTHDPNKETFKCEECGKNYNTKLGFKRHLALHAATSGDLTCKVCLQTFESTGVLLEHLKSHAGKSSGGVKEKKHQCEHCDRRFYTRKDVRRHMVVHTGRKDFLCQYCAQRFGRKDHLTRHMKKSHNQELLKVKTEPVDFLDPFTCNVSVPIKDELLPVMSLPSSELLSKPFTNTLQLNLYNTPFQSMQSSGPAHQMITTLPLGMTCPIDMDAVHPSHHLSFKYPFGSTSYAISIPEKEQPLKGEIESYVMELQGGVPASSQESQASSSKLGLDPQIGSLDDGAGDLSLSKSSISISDPLNTPALDFSQLFNFIPLNGPPYNPLSVGSLGMSYSQEEAHSSVSQLPPQTQDLQDPANTIGLGSLHSLSAAFTSSFSTSTTLPRFHQAFQ from the coding sequence ATGGCCACTCACTCTCCTGAGAAAACCCACAAGTGTAATTATTGTGAGAAAATGTTTCACCGGAAGGACCACCTGAAGAACCACCTGCACACGCACGACCCTAACAAAGAGACGTTTAAGTGTGAAGAGTGTGGCAAGAACTACAACACCAAGCTCGGCTTCAAACGTCACCTGGCCCTGCACGCCGCCACCAGCGGTGACCTCACCTGCAAGGTCTGCCTGCAGACGTTCGAAAGCACAGGAGTGCTGCTTGAGCACCTCAAGTCTCACGCGGGCAAGTCGTCCGGCGGGGTCAAGGAGAAGAAGCACCAGTGTGAGCACTGCGACCGCCGCTTCTACACCCGGAAGGACGTCCGGAGACACATGGTGGTGCACACTGGAAGAAAGGACTTCCTCTGTCAGTACTGTGCACAGAGATTTGGGCGGAAGGATCACCTGACTCGCCACATGAAGAAGAGTCACAACCAAGAACTTCTGAAGGTCAAGACGGAACCGGTGGACTTTCTCGATCCATTCACCTGCAACGTTTCCGTGCCTATCAAAGACGAGCTCCTTCCGGTGATGTCCTTACCTTCCAGTGAACTGTTGTCAAAGCCATTCACAAACACTTTGCAGTTAAACCTCTACAACACTCCGTTTCAGTCCATGCAGAGCTCGGGACCCGCCCACCAGATGATCACAACTTTACCTTTGGGAATGACGTGCCCGATAGATATGGACGCTGTCCACCCTTCTCACCACCTTTCTTTCAAATACCCCTTCGGTTCTACCTCATACGCGATTTCGATTCCTGAAAAAGAACAGCCACTAAAGGGGGAAATTGAGAGTTATGTGATGGAGCTGCAAGGCGGCGTGCCCGCCTCATCCCAGGAGTCCCAGGCATCATCATCTAAACTGGGGCTGGATCCTCAGATCGGCTCCCTAGATGATGGCGCGGGGGACCTGTCCCTGTCAAAAAGCTCGATTTCCATCAGCGACCCCCTAAACACACCAGCCTTGGATTTTTCCCAGCTGTTTAATTTCATACCCTTAAACGGCCCTCCCTATAATCCTCTGTCGGTGGGGAGCCTCGGAATGAGCTATTCCCAAGAGGAAGCGCATTCTTCTGTGTCTCAGCTGCCCCCCCAGACCCAGGATCTTCAGGATCCCGCAAACACTATAGGTCTCGGCTCCCTGCACTCACTGTCCGCAGCGTTCACGAGCAGCTTTAGCACAAGCACCACGCTCCCGCGTTTCCATCAGGCTTTCCAGTAG